One window from the genome of Deltaproteobacteria bacterium encodes:
- a CDS encoding 4Fe-4S binding protein: MQVFDASSCGDVRINENHCARLLFARSRCDDCIRSCPQGAISFSTREYKITKDCNGCGICYSACKAGAIKLGDNFDEIVLNKILKEAERKKVRFLCSKAKADEDSYNVVLSCISRLTENVLFKLIKTGLKVEIAKGECNGCGYEKSLFAFERNMKFLEDILFSSGIKQIPIIKQEVAEEEIKEEESPRREFFKMFAKPIRDMRAEKPRRLFFMDLIQEPLSERETDFLLNISISDDCNLCGACVFVCPTKAITIEKDDRKGIICFSPSLCVGCRNCIDVCMRKAICEKKANMVLLNKDVVKLKELRRQVCTHCGTVFYSVDEKELCSMCEMRKGKEDALFASWEEAKEKK; the protein is encoded by the coding sequence ATGCAGGTTTTTGATGCTTCCTCTTGTGGGGATGTGAGAATTAATGAAAATCATTGTGCGAGATTGCTTTTTGCACGCAGCAGATGTGATGATTGTATAAGATCATGCCCGCAAGGGGCTATATCGTTTTCTACAAGAGAATATAAGATAACCAAAGATTGTAATGGATGTGGTATATGTTATTCTGCCTGCAAAGCAGGGGCAATAAAATTGGGGGATAATTTTGATGAGATTGTTTTAAATAAAATATTGAAAGAGGCAGAAAGAAAAAAAGTGCGTTTTTTGTGCAGCAAGGCAAAAGCGGACGAAGATTCATATAATGTGGTTTTATCTTGTATTAGCAGATTAACGGAAAATGTTTTATTTAAACTTATTAAAACAGGGCTTAAGGTAGAGATAGCTAAAGGTGAATGTAACGGTTGTGGATATGAAAAGAGTTTGTTTGCTTTTGAAAGAAATATGAAATTTTTAGAGGATATTCTTTTCTCTTCTGGAATTAAACAAATACCTATTATTAAACAAGAGGTAGCCGAAGAGGAAATAAAAGAGGAGGAGTCTCCACGCCGGGAGTTTTTTAAGATGTTTGCTAAGCCCATAAGGGACATGCGGGCAGAAAAACCTCGAAGATTATTCTTTATGGATTTAATTCAAGAACCTTTATCTGAAAGAGAAACAGATTTTCTATTAAATATATCTATAAGTGATGATTGCAATCTGTGTGGTGCATGTGTTTTTGTCTGTCCTACAAAGGCTATCACTATAGAAAAAGACGATAGAAAAGGTATAATATGTTTTTCTCCTTCCCTATGTGTAGGTTGTAGAAATTGTATAGATGTTTGTATGAGAAAGGCTATTTGTGAGAAGAAAGCTAATATGGTATTGTTAAACAAGGATGTGGTAAAATTAAAAGAGCTAAGAAGGCAGGTGTGTACGCATTGCGGCACTGTTTTTTATTCTGTGGATGAAAAGGAGCTGTGTAGTATGTGTGAGATGAGAAAAGGGAAAGAAGATGCCTTATTTGCTTCCTGGGAAGAGGCAAAGGAGAAAAAATGA
- a CDS encoding phosphoribosylaminoimidazolesuccinocarboxamide synthase, translating to MKSIYEGKAKILYETEDPGLLIMHFKDDATAFNGKKFAIIKGKGRLNKEATTIAFDWLKKAGIDTHFVREISQDEVLVRKVKIIPLEVVVRNIIAGSLAKRTGLKKGEKLKFPIIEFYYKSDELNDPMLNEYHIRVFDIADKETIEEMKKIAFYVNDLLRKKFEQADILLVDFKIEFGRDEEGKLILADEITPDGARLWDMKTGEVLDKDRFRFDLGDLIEGYEKVLEKIRCVS from the coding sequence ATGAAATCGATATATGAAGGGAAAGCAAAAATTCTTTATGAGACAGAAGATCCCGGGTTGCTGATTATGCACTTCAAGGATGATGCTACGGCATTCAACGGGAAGAAGTTTGCCATAATAAAAGGGAAAGGGCGACTAAATAAGGAGGCAACTACCATTGCTTTTGACTGGTTAAAAAAAGCAGGCATTGACACGCATTTTGTAAGAGAGATATCGCAGGATGAAGTTTTGGTGAGAAAAGTAAAGATTATACCGTTGGAAGTTGTGGTGAGAAATATTATTGCAGGTTCTCTGGCTAAGCGAACGGGGTTAAAAAAGGGTGAAAAATTAAAATTCCCTATCATTGAGTTTTACTACAAGAGTGATGAGCTGAATGATCCTATGCTCAATGAATATCATATTCGGGTGTTTGATATAGCGGACAAAGAAACAATTGAGGAGATGAAGAAAATTGCTTTTTATGTTAACGATTTGCTAAGAAAGAAGTTTGAACAAGCAGATATTTTGCTGGTAGATTTTAAAATTGAATTCGGCAGAGATGAAGAAGGGAAACTCATACTTGCGGATGAGATTACACCGGATGGAGCAAGATTGTGGGATATGAAAACAGGCGAGGTGTTGGATAAAGATAGGTTTAGGTTTGACTTAGGTGATTTGATAGAAGGATATGAAAAGGTTTTGGAGAAAATAAGGTGCGTTTCGTAG
- a CDS encoding DHH family phosphoesterase, producing MTDKVFVIGRRNPDTDGIASVIGYAYLKKKITREDKYVPVTAGLLEVRTMKILDFLLIKYPPLMEDLNLHVSDIMTKRVIVAPLGAPVVEVFKIMVKEDIRVVPVVDNEDKFFGLVGFIDIAKKSISTVVPDVFRRVKTSIELMSRSVSGDVVNSVDGDEEFIANITVVATSAERFCSAIDTFDAREVVAVIGDREDVQRVAIKKKVRCLVIFDGYELSEELLELAKKNEVSVIYSPYGACTTVGLIEWSAPVYVIANKGEDTARQGEKVDDIRERMLTSPNRALPVIDEKTGKVLGVITRTDLAKYVAKRVILIDHSDTLNAPEGIFSCVIEEIIDHHRFGDIRLKEVARIRTEPWGSTSAIVADEYMRHNVKPERKIAFLLAAGIIINTEFFEKATTTKKDKEMFEWLVDVGREDKESFISHIKNL from the coding sequence ATGACAGATAAAGTTTTTGTTATTGGACGAAGGAATCCTGATACAGATGGAATTGCATCTGTTATCGGTTATGCTTATCTAAAGAAGAAGATTACGCGGGAAGACAAGTATGTCCCAGTCACGGCAGGATTGTTAGAAGTGAGAACAATGAAGATTTTAGATTTTCTACTGATAAAATATCCTCCACTTATGGAAGACCTGAATCTTCATGTTTCAGATATTATGACAAAAAGAGTGATTGTAGCCCCTTTAGGTGCTCCCGTCGTAGAGGTGTTTAAGATCATGGTTAAGGAAGATATTCGTGTTGTTCCGGTGGTAGATAATGAGGACAAGTTTTTTGGATTGGTGGGCTTTATTGATATTGCTAAGAAGAGCATATCTACCGTTGTCCCTGATGTATTTCGGAGAGTGAAAACGAGTATTGAGTTGATGTCGAGATCTGTATCTGGTGATGTAGTAAATAGTGTGGACGGAGATGAAGAATTTATAGCTAACATTACGGTGGTTGCTACTAGTGCGGAAAGGTTTTGTTCTGCTATAGATACTTTCGATGCGAGAGAAGTGGTAGCTGTGATAGGAGACAGGGAAGATGTACAAAGGGTGGCTATTAAAAAAAAGGTGAGATGTTTAGTGATATTTGACGGTTATGAGTTGAGTGAAGAGCTGCTTGAACTTGCGAAAAAAAATGAAGTTTCTGTTATTTATTCTCCCTATGGTGCTTGCACCACGGTTGGTTTGATTGAATGGAGTGCGCCTGTTTATGTGATTGCCAATAAGGGTGAGGATACGGCGAGACAGGGAGAAAAAGTAGATGATATAAGGGAAAGAATGCTTACATCTCCCAATCGTGCCCTACCTGTGATTGATGAAAAAACGGGGAAGGTTTTGGGGGTGATAACACGCACAGATCTTGCTAAATATGTTGCAAAAAGAGTTATCTTAATTGATCATTCGGATACGCTTAATGCACCGGAGGGTATATTCAGCTGTGTTATTGAGGAAATTATTGATCATCATCGATTTGGCGATATAAGATTAAAAGAAGTGGCCCGAATAAGGACAGAGCCCTGGGGTAGTACATCGGCTATCGTAGCGGATGAATATATGAGGCATAATGTGAAGCCGGAGAGAAAAATTGCTTTTCTTCTGGCAGCTGGAATAATAATAAATACGGAATTTTTTGAGAAAGCTACTACCACAAAAAAGGACAAGGAAATGTTTGAATGGCTTGTAGATGTGGGTAGAGAGGACAAAGAAAGCTTTATTTCTCACATCAAAAATTTATAG